Within the uncultured Draconibacterium sp. genome, the region CTCTCGATAATGGATATTGCTGAAGAAGAAGGTAATATCGGTGTATATAATTTAGCATTGGTGTGGAAAGTATTTATAATGCAGAAAGCTACTGATGTTTGGGGGCCTGTTCCTTATACTGAAGCAGGAAGAGGTGGAGAATCTGTTGCATATGAAAGCCAGAAAGATGTTTATTACAAGATGTTTGAAGAACTGGTTAGTGCCGTTGATGCATTAAATGGCCTTTTGACAAATGATTCTGACCTTAATATCTTCGGAGGGAATGATCGTATATACGGAGGAAATGTTTCTCAATGGGTAAAATTTGCTAATACTCTTCGCTTGCGTATGGCTATTCGTATTTCAAATGTTGAGCCAGCAAAAGCCAAGACAGAAGCAGAAGCTGCGGTTGCCAATCCGGGAGGTATGTTAGAAAATAACAGCGATGATGCTTTATTTTCTGTAGTAGGACTTACTGCGGCCGGCAACGCATTACCACGTTTAGAAATGCAGAGGCAGGATGCGATGAGTTCTAGTATGGAAAGCTTTATGAAAGGTTATATGGATCCGCGTATGCAAGAGTTTTGGTCCCCGGTTGAAGAAGATCCACTTATTAGTGATATTCCAGATTCATATCGAAAGAATATTGGAGGATATCACGGTTTTACAAGTGGTTCCAGAGATGAAGAGTATAGTCCTTATATACTTGCATTTTCCAGGTATGGTGCTCGTTTTAAAGATGGAAATCAATACCTTACTCCAATTAACGTAATTAACGCTGCCGAAACCTGGTTTTTAAAAGCCGAAGGTGCATGGCGAGGTTGGAATATGGGAGGTACTGCTCAGGAATTTTACGAGAAAGGAATTGAAGTTTCAATTAAACAATGGAGAGAAGGTGAGATTTCAAATGATTCAATTCAAAATTATATAAACAGTACAAGTACTCCAATTGCTCCTGATAATTACCCTTACAATGATGCAGCAGCTAGTGATATTCCTGTTAAATTTTCTACTAACGGGGAAGTGCAATATGAGCAAATTATGACTCAAAAGTGGATGGCTTTATTTCCTATTAGTTTTGAGGCTTGGGCCGAGTATCGAAGAACGAGACTTCCTAAAATATATGCAAAAAAATATTCAAATAATGCGAATGTTTTGCCTTCTAATGGGCAGGTTGTAACACGTATTCCGTTTATAGACAGGGAATATAGTGGCAATGCCGTAGCAGTTGATGCCGCAATTGAGATGCTGGGAGGAGAAGATCTTGAAAATGTCCCGGTGTGGTGGGATATAAACACAAATGGAAACTAATTTAGTATTGGAAGTTATTTTGAGCTAACATGGGAAATCTCGTGTTAGCTCATTTCTATCAAAATAGCTTTATAATATACAAGCTGGGAATACGCTTCTCAGAAAGAGGATCATAAATTTTCCGAGGAATATTTTCATGTAGTTTAGTCCATAAAATAGAAAGTGAAAATCATAGAAGCGTACATTACGAATAGCAATAAAAGCAGATCAAATTTTATCAGAATCCAATAACGATAGATACATGAAAACAACAGTTAAACAATTTATATTCTTAACACTCGTTTCACTCCTTTGCCTGATAGGACACGCACAAAACTCTTTTAATTTAGAGTTTGTCGTTGAACCCTATTTGCAAGATGTTACCGATAGTTCTTTTACTGTTATGTGGGAGACTTCTTTACCTTGCAAAGGACAGTTATATATCGCAACAGCAAGCCACCATGTATTACGCCCCGAATTACAGCCAACTGTATCGGAAAAAGAAGAAAAGGTGTTGCACAAACTTTCAGTTGAAAGCTTAAGTCCGGAAGAGCTTTATTTCTATCAGATTGTAAATGTCAACGATGGAGATACGCTGAAAAGTTCAACCATACGACTTACGTTGCCTGACTATAGCCAGTCATTAGTTTCATTTACAGTTGTTGGAGATAACCAGGGGAATGACCAATGTTGGGAACGGATTAATCAACTGATGGAGGAAGAATGTCCTTCTTTTATTGTTCATTGTGGAGACTTGGTTTCATATGGTCCAAATAAAGACGATTGGACTGATGAGTTTTTCAAACCAGGGAAGGGGCTACTTAGTTATACTCCTTTATATCCGGCAATCGGAAATCATGAAATGAATGATGAAAAGTTTTACCAGTATTTTAATTTGCCATATGATGATGCTTTTTATACAATAAAAAAGGGAAACCTACGGGTTATTTTTATCGATACCAATAAGGATGTTATGGAGGGGTCGTTTCGCTATAAAAGACTCGAACAAACCCTTGCAAATTGTAAAGAACAATGGAAAATAGTAGTACACCATCACCCTGTTTTTACATCAAACATTGGTGCTTACAGAAGTTCTTTGCAAGCTACTTCAGATAAAGGGGATCCTAATATTCCTCAATTGAAAAAATTATATGAGACGTATGGAGTTGATATTGTTTTCTCTGGCCACGTTCATGGGTATGAAAGGACTTTTCCTGTTCGTAAAAATCACATGGACGAAGAAAATGGGGTTACCTATATTATATGTGCCGGAGGAGGGGGACGGTTTAATCCTGTTTCAACTCATAAAGAATGGTTTGCGAAAGAACTTCAGAATAGAAACTTTTTCCTGAATATGAACATTGTTGGTAACAAGTTGAGTTTAGAAGCGATTGATACTTCCCGAATTGTATTCGATTCCTGGACAAAAGAAAAAACGATGGGAGAAAAAGTTTTAAATGTCCCTTTGATCAATTCGACACAAAAGTATTTCATTGACAGCACTAATGTTTTTATAAAAAATACAAATGATTGCGGAATAGTAAATTATCGAATGAACGATGAAAATTATGAAGCATTATTTGACGAAAACACAATGTTGAAGTTGAAAAATACAACAACTGTTTCAGCCTTAGTGAGCTCTTCTGGTTCAAAAAGTCGAGAAGCTGTAAAAACATTTATCAAGCTTTCAGTTTTGAAGAATCAGAAAAAATCGGAGAGGTTAAAAGCAGAATATTACGACGAATCGTTTACAATGATTCCTGACTTTGAAAAACTCACTCCCCAGCAAACTTTTTATCCAGATTCAATATCGAACGAAGCACTTACTCCAAAGGATAAACATCATTTTGCAATGCGTTATACCGGAAGTTTTTCCGTACATGAAACAGATGTATATCGTTTTACCATGGAATCGTTTGATGGGAGTCGTTTGATTATCGACGGGCAGGAATTTATTAATAACAATGGAGTTCATTACGAAATAACAAAACAAGCTTTTGTTGCATTAGAAAAAGGAATTCACCATTTTGAGGTTAAATATTTTGATTTTGTTAGGCGAAAAACCTTGAAGATAAAAATAGGTTCTCAGTCAGAAGACATGGAAAATTTTAATAATTATATTGATAAGAGTACCCGAAAATAGAACAAACTATCATTAATAAGAAAACAGCATTTGTATAATGAAAACAGATGAGATTAATACAAACAGCTTATATCTTTTGCTAATTATTCCTGTTGTATCTGCAATTCTCGCTCTTTGCCACTTTGGTTTTTTCTTTAAATCTGGCTCTTGTGGGGCAGGGATTTTAATTTTATTGCTGCTTTATTTTCGTCAGCTTTCCAAAGCAACAGACATCGTCTTTTTAATGTCAGCATTTTTATTTTCGATAATCGGAGATTGGTTTCTGTCAAATAAAAACGGTAGTTCAAGCATGTTTATATATGGTATTGCATTTTACCTTTTTGCGCATTTGGGCTACTGGTTTTATTCAATTCAGAATGGCCGAATTAGGTGGAGCTTTACTTTGGTTTTATTAGGTGTCTTTCTCGTTTTCTTTGGCACAGTTTTGTACCCTTCAATTGGTAGCAATACGTTACGGGTATCGGTGCTGGGGTATCTGATAATATCCTGTATTTCGCTAGGAGCTGCCGTTGGGCTAAAATCAACTGGAATCGAGAAGTGGACTTATATAGTTGGAATTTTCCTGATTCTGCTTTCTGATACAATAATTGCTCTTAATGAATTTGTAGGATTTAAAGAGTTTAATTTTTTGATATTGCCAACCTATTATCTGGCACATTTCTCTATTCTTTTATCCTTGATAAGGAGAAAAGTACTGGAATTAGCAATAATTAATAGAAACAGTTTTCTGTCAACATAAATAGCATTGGTAAGGAGCGTTCATCTGCTTATTGCCAGAAACGAAGTATGTTACAGATCAGACAAGTAGCTGTTTTTATTAGAAATTCTATTTGAGACAGTAAGTTGGACTGAATATATTTTACAGAAAAAACGAATATTATGAAAACAAAATATTTTTTAGAAAAATCATTTCCATTCTTTTTAGTTACACTACTCGTCACGGTTTCTGCGTGTAACGATCAGTGGAAAATTGAAAGTCCGTATGACCAGGTTAACTGGGAAAAGGATCTACAATACAAAGCAAATTTACATACACATACAACAAGAAGTGATGGACATTTACCACCTCAGTATGTAGTAGATTGGTATCACCAACATGGGTATGGTATATTAGCCATTACCGACCATAATAAAGTAACTTATCCCTGGACTGATTTTTCGTCGTTAGACTCTAGCACAAAATCAGAAGCAAAGGTGGCAACTGGTGAATTTTCGCCCGAAGCTGTTACGTATAAAAATAGAAATCCCGAAGAGTTGGGAATGATTGCTATTCAAGGTAACGAAGTGTCTTCTCCACAGCATATTGGAAGTTTATTTAATGATTTTGGGATACGTACATCTCAAGAAGATTCTGCCATTGTTGGTATTGGAGAGAAAGATGGTCTGATAATTTTCAATCATCCCGGGCGATATAACCATGAAGCGCATTGGTATGCAAATCTTTGCGAAAAATACGAACACATAATTGGGTTAGAAGTGTATAATAATGGAGACCGTTATCCCGGAGATCGTCAGTTGTGGGATTCAATTTTGGTTGACCTATCTTCTGTACGACCACTATGGGCTTATTCAAACGATGATATGCATCAGGAAAGAAGTTTTGGACGTAACTGGAATATCATTGTTCTTCCGGAACTGACTCAAAGCTGGGTACGTCAAGGAATCAAGGAAGGTCGTTCTTTTTACGTGTATTCTCCATCAGGAATTAATGCAAAAGTGCCAACGATCCGGTCTGTTCAACTCAATCAGCGTAAAGGCGAAATAGAAATTTCTGTTGCGGGGCAAGATTCTATTCATTGGATATCAGGAGGTAAAATTGTTGCCAAAGGCAAGCAAATAGAATTGAATGAATGTCAGGAACTTTCATCTTATGTGCGCGCAGAAATATTTGCTTCGCCCGGAATAGTTCTAGGTATGCAACCTTTTTTTATAGAGAAGAACTAAGGAGCATTCAATCATTCTCGGAAGCTATAAAAAATAATTTTTCATAGAGTTAGATTTGGTTAGATTAAGTCCTTCAGCGTTGTTGCTGGGGGGCTTTTTTATCCCAACTCACTTAATTCAAGCCAGCGCAATTCTTTTTCGTCAAGCAGGTTTTTTATTTTTTCCAACTCAAGCGATTTCTTGTAGAGTTCATCATGTGGGAGTTCGCCGGAATTCATAAGATTTTCCAGTTCCTCTTTTTGAAGTTCAAGCTCTGGAATTTCATTTTCAAGCTGCTCGAATTCCCGTTTTTCGTTATACGATAATTTCTTTTTCGTTTGAGCAGGTTTTGCTGAAGCTCTCGATTGTGCTTTTGCTTCGGCTTTCTTTTTTACTTCTACTTTTGCCTTTTGTAGCTCCTCTTCTTCCACTTTATTGCGGTAAACCGTATAATTGCCAGGGAAGTCACTAATCACTCCTTCGCCTTCGAAAACGAAAAGGTGGTCTACAATTTTATCCATAAAAAAGCGGTCGTGCGAAACCACTACTACACAACCAGCAAACGACTGAAGATAATCTTCCAATACATTCAGTGTCATAATATCCAGGTCGTTTGTCGGCTCATCAAGGATCAGAAAATTGGGGTTTTGCATCAGCACCGTGCAAAGGTACAATCGGCGCTGTTCGCCACCGCTCAGCTTTTCAATGTAGTTGTATTGTGTTTCGGGTGGAAACAAAAAGCGAGTCAACATTTGTGTGGCACTCATTTTCGAGCCGTCTTCAAAGTGAATGAACTCGGCTATTTTCTGTACCGCTTCAATTACTTTCTCCTGCGGATCGAAAGCAATTCCTTCCTGGCGGTAGTAACCAAATTTAATCGTCTGACCGATTTCAATGGCGCCCGAATCAAGAGTTAGCGATTGGGTTAACAGGTTAAGGAAAGTAGATTTTCCCGTACCGTTCTTACCCACAATTCCCACTTTCTCGAAACGTTGAAATTTATACGAAAAATCTTCAATCAGCTTAACACCAGGGAAAGACTTGGAAACATGCTCCAACTCTACAATCTTTTTACCGAGTCGTGCTGATTTCACGTTCATTTCCACTTTGTCTTCGCGAATATTTTGCGTGGCTTTATCTTTTAAATCCTGAAACGCATCAATTCGGTATTTTGCTTTGTGGCTTCTTGCTTTTGGCATGCGGCGCATCCACTCAATTTCGGTGCGCATCAGGTTTTTTGCTTTCGTAATGCTGGCCTGTTGCATGGCAATGCGTTCGTCGCGTTTTTCCAAAAAATACGAGTAATTGCCCTGGTAACGATAGATTTGATTATCCTCCATTTCGATGATCTCGTTACAAACACGATCCAAAAAATAGCGGTCGTGTGTTACCATTAACAAAGTAGATTTTGTTTTCTCAAGATAAGCTTCCAGCCATTCAATCATTTCCAGATCGAGGTGGTTGGTAGGCTCGTCAAGAATTACCAAATCGGGTTGGTTGATCAGCACTTTTGCCAGTGCCAGTCGTTTTTGCTGTCCTCCGGAAAGCTCTGAAACTCTCTGCTCCAGGAAATTAAT harbors:
- a CDS encoding lysoplasmalogenase; amino-acid sequence: MKTDEINTNSLYLLLIIPVVSAILALCHFGFFFKSGSCGAGILILLLLYFRQLSKATDIVFLMSAFLFSIIGDWFLSNKNGSSSMFIYGIAFYLFAHLGYWFYSIQNGRIRWSFTLVLLGVFLVFFGTVLYPSIGSNTLRVSVLGYLIISCISLGAAVGLKSTGIEKWTYIVGIFLILLSDTIIALNEFVGFKEFNFLILPTYYLAHFSILLSLIRRKVLELAIINRNSFLST
- a CDS encoding SusD/RagB family nutrient-binding outer membrane lipoprotein, yielding MNNTIINNSKIKLCWMVLLFMALSSCTNNFTDINTDKTQFMEITASQYGELFYKAEHEGLDWQTTNNGSRMQSTHASNYCGYTVCGMPDYDKNVMRSSWERRGFEDIYVSALPCLLSIMDIAEEEGNIGVYNLALVWKVFIMQKATDVWGPVPYTEAGRGGESVAYESQKDVYYKMFEELVSAVDALNGLLTNDSDLNIFGGNDRIYGGNVSQWVKFANTLRLRMAIRISNVEPAKAKTEAEAAVANPGGMLENNSDDALFSVVGLTAAGNALPRLEMQRQDAMSSSMESFMKGYMDPRMQEFWSPVEEDPLISDIPDSYRKNIGGYHGFTSGSRDEEYSPYILAFSRYGARFKDGNQYLTPINVINAAETWFLKAEGAWRGWNMGGTAQEFYEKGIEVSIKQWREGEISNDSIQNYINSTSTPIAPDNYPYNDAAASDIPVKFSTNGEVQYEQIMTQKWMALFPISFEAWAEYRRTRLPKIYAKKYSNNANVLPSNGQVVTRIPFIDREYSGNAVAVDAAIEMLGGEDLENVPVWWDINTNGN
- a CDS encoding metallophosphoesterase — translated: MKTTVKQFIFLTLVSLLCLIGHAQNSFNLEFVVEPYLQDVTDSSFTVMWETSLPCKGQLYIATASHHVLRPELQPTVSEKEEKVLHKLSVESLSPEELYFYQIVNVNDGDTLKSSTIRLTLPDYSQSLVSFTVVGDNQGNDQCWERINQLMEEECPSFIVHCGDLVSYGPNKDDWTDEFFKPGKGLLSYTPLYPAIGNHEMNDEKFYQYFNLPYDDAFYTIKKGNLRVIFIDTNKDVMEGSFRYKRLEQTLANCKEQWKIVVHHHPVFTSNIGAYRSSLQATSDKGDPNIPQLKKLYETYGVDIVFSGHVHGYERTFPVRKNHMDEENGVTYIICAGGGGRFNPVSTHKEWFAKELQNRNFFLNMNIVGNKLSLEAIDTSRIVFDSWTKEKTMGEKVLNVPLINSTQKYFIDSTNVFIKNTNDCGIVNYRMNDENYEALFDENTMLKLKNTTTVSALVSSSGSKSREAVKTFIKLSVLKNQKKSERLKAEYYDESFTMIPDFEKLTPQQTFYPDSISNEALTPKDKHHFAMRYTGSFSVHETDVYRFTMESFDGSRLIIDGQEFINNNGVHYEITKQAFVALEKGIHHFEVKYFDFVRRKTLKIKIGSQSEDMENFNNYIDKSTRK
- a CDS encoding ABC-F family ATP-binding cassette domain-containing protein is translated as MKPFLQAENLSKRWGELMLFEDISFTVFEGAKVALIAKNGTGKSTLLDLLAGKDSPDEGVITLTNDVKMGYFEQIPDLNPSNTVIEEVFESDNEKIKTVKAFELAVSHNKQDEITAISAKMDELNAWAVEVEIKQILTELKINFLEQRVSELSGGQQKRLALAKVLINQPDLVILDEPTNHLDLEMIEWLEAYLEKTKSTLLMVTHDRYFLDRVCNEIIEMEDNQIYRYQGNYSYFLEKRDERIAMQQASITKAKNLMRTEIEWMRRMPKARSHKAKYRIDAFQDLKDKATQNIREDKVEMNVKSARLGKKIVELEHVSKSFPGVKLIEDFSYKFQRFEKVGIVGKNGTGKSTFLNLLTQSLTLDSGAIEIGQTIKFGYYRQEGIAFDPQEKVIEAVQKIAEFIHFEDGSKMSATQMLTRFLFPPETQYNYIEKLSGGEQRRLYLCTVLMQNPNFLILDEPTNDLDIMTLNVLEDYLQSFAGCVVVVSHDRFFMDKIVDHLFVFEGEGVISDFPGNYTVYRNKVEEEELQKAKVEVKKKAEAKAQSRASAKPAQTKKKLSYNEKREFEQLENEIPELELQKEELENLMNSGELPHDELYKKSLELEKIKNLLDEKELRWLELSELG